The proteins below come from a single Cylindrospermopsis raciborskii Cr2010 genomic window:
- a CDS encoding aspartyl/asparaginyl beta-hydroxylase domain-containing protein codes for MFFNPAIFPFTSALEASWPDIRKELEQLQPADFIDWPERNIYNHGWGVLGLYAFGQRLEENCRLCPKTAGVVENIPGMITAGFSSLDPGTYIGPHFGVSKAVLRCHLGVVVPDNNCAIRVDKETKNWQEGKCLVFDDTYEHEAWNRSNKTRIVLLVDFMRSNPTSEELVTGDQNVDHDYWINILRQKDVNLK; via the coding sequence ATGTTTTTCAATCCTGCAATTTTCCCATTTACTTCTGCTTTGGAGGCAAGTTGGCCTGATATCCGTAAAGAACTGGAGCAATTACAGCCAGCAGACTTCATAGATTGGCCCGAGAGGAATATCTACAACCATGGTTGGGGGGTACTAGGACTATACGCTTTTGGACAAAGGTTAGAAGAGAACTGCAGGCTTTGTCCAAAAACGGCTGGAGTTGTGGAAAATATACCTGGCATGATAACAGCTGGATTCTCTTCTTTAGATCCAGGAACTTATATAGGTCCCCATTTTGGCGTGAGCAAAGCAGTTCTTCGCTGTCATCTGGGTGTGGTTGTACCTGATAACAATTGTGCTATCAGAGTGGATAAGGAAACTAAAAATTGGCAGGAGGGGAAATGCTTAGTTTTTGACGATACTTACGAACATGAAGCCTGGAATAGATCTAATAAAACGCGGATTGTGTTATTGGTAGACTTTATGAGAAGCAACCCCACTTCCGAAGAACTAGTGACAGGCGATCAGAATGTTGACCATGACTATTGGATAAATATCCTTAGACAAAAGGATGTAAATTTAAAGTAA
- a CDS encoding MbtH family protein codes for MYNNEQSDSTIYLVVVNHEEQYSIWPKWKEVPLGWRAAGKEGNKAECLAYIEEVWTDMRPLSLRQAMEKVNT; via the coding sequence ATGTATAACAACGAGCAAAGCGATAGTACAATTTATTTGGTAGTAGTCAACCATGAGGAACAATATTCCATTTGGCCTAAATGGAAAGAAGTACCATTAGGTTGGCGTGCAGCAGGTAAAGAGGGAAATAAAGCAGAATGTTTAGCCTATATTGAGGAGGTTTGGACTGACATGCGTCCTTTAAGTCTAAGACAGGCAATGGAGAAAGTTAACACTTAG
- a CDS encoding helix-turn-helix domain-containing protein — MLNLDRILNQERLLRAMTGLNRQAFNELLSQFADTYERTVFNSLANRKRAPGGGRKPTLRSIEEKLFYILLYCKCYPTFDLLSVLFNFDRSCAHDWVHRLLSVLETTLGEKQVLPARKLRSRNSPKGFQM, encoded by the coding sequence ATGTTGAACTTAGACCGCATCCTGAATCAAGAGCGACTGCTACGAGCAATGACTGGACTTAACCGCCAAGCATTCAACGAGCTGTTATCTCAGTTTGCTGATACCTATGAACGCACCGTGTTCAACTCCTTAGCAAACCGCAAACGTGCGCCCGGGGGCGGACGCAAGCCTACACTCAGAAGTATAGAGGAAAAACTATTTTATATCCTGCTGTACTGCAAATGTTATCCGACGTTTGACTTGCTGAGTGTGTTGTTCAACTTTGACCGCTCCTGTGCTCATGATTGGGTACATCGACTACTGTCTGTGCTAGAAACCACTTTAGGAGAAAAGCAAGTTTTGCCAGCACGCAAACTCAGGAGCAGGAATTCACCAAAAGGTTTCCAGATGTGA
- a CDS encoding SDR family oxidoreductase — MKLEDTKSLVTGAASGIGRCIALELASAGATVVGGDVDMEGLKSLELEAKELPGKIYVLQLDVANESNVKEFIFAACEKIGHPNTLINNAGILRDGLLVTQDEDGWLRKLPTAQWKRVIDVNLTGAFFMAREFAAVAIEQNVSPALIVNISSVTRSGNPGQSNYSASKAGLDADTRTWALELAPFGFRVAGVAPGLTNTPILSRVSPTALADMTGSIPLKRIAEPYEIWQAVRFIIECDYFTASVIDVDGGARF, encoded by the coding sequence ATGAAATTGGAAGATACTAAGAGCTTAGTAACTGGTGCTGCTAGTGGGATCGGACGCTGCATTGCTCTAGAACTAGCCAGTGCAGGTGCTACAGTGGTTGGTGGAGATGTAGATATGGAAGGGCTAAAAAGCCTGGAGTTAGAGGCCAAAGAATTACCTGGTAAGATCTATGTCTTACAATTGGATGTAGCAAATGAATCAAATGTTAAAGAATTTATCTTTGCTGCTTGTGAAAAAATCGGCCATCCTAATACCCTTATCAATAATGCAGGCATTCTTAGAGATGGTCTATTAGTTACACAAGATGAGGATGGCTGGCTCAGAAAATTACCAACAGCACAATGGAAGCGAGTGATTGATGTAAATTTGACGGGTGCTTTTTTCATGGCCCGGGAGTTTGCTGCTGTAGCTATCGAGCAAAATGTTTCTCCAGCACTGATCGTCAATATTTCTTCTGTAACTAGATCAGGAAACCCTGGACAATCCAATTATAGCGCATCAAAAGCAGGGCTGGATGCAGATACACGCACCTGGGCTTTAGAATTAGCTCCCTTCGGTTTTCGAGTAGCAGGTGTAGCTCCTGGACTAACAAATACTCCTATTTTGAGCCGAGTATCACCCACAGCTTTAGCTGATATGACCGGAAGCATACCCTTGAAACGTATTGCTGAACCTTATGAAATCTGGCAAGCAGTGCGTTTTATTATTGAGTGTGACTATTTTACTGCCAGTGTTATAGATGTGGATGGAGGAGCCAGATTTTAG
- a CDS encoding transposase family protein — translation MKEVIVDGTERPVQRPQNRERQKEYYSGKKKRHTCKQITVSTREKRVIILTKTRAGKVHDKRLLHESEIVQYIPDEVAIEGDLGFHGLEKEFVNVHLPHKKPKGKELTQQQKEENRELSRQRVVCEHAHSGIKRYNCVHSVYRNRVTDFDDQLMLVSAGLWNFYLDAA, via the coding sequence GTGAAGGAGGTGATTGTGGATGGTACGGAGCGTCCAGTCCAGCGTCCTCAAAACCGAGAACGCCAAAAAGAGTATTACTCTGGCAAGAAAAAGCGGCATACATGCAAGCAGATTACAGTCAGCACAAGGGAGAAACGAGTGATTATTCTGACGAAAACCAGAGCAGGTAAAGTGCATGACAAACGGCTACTCCATGAATCAGAGATAGTGCAATACATTCCTGATGAAGTAGCAATAGAGGGAGATTTGGGTTTTCATGGGTTGGAGAAAGAATTTGTCAATGTCCATTTACCACACAAGAAACCGAAAGGTAAGGAGTTAACACAGCAGCAAAAGGAGGAGAATCGAGAACTCAGTCGTCAGCGAGTTGTGTGTGAGCACGCTCACTCTGGAATTAAGAGATATAACTGTGTACATTCTGTATATAGGAATCGTGTGACCGATTTTGATGATCAATTGATGTTGGTCAGTGCAGGGCTATGGAACTTCTATTTAGATGCAGCATAA
- a CDS encoding non-ribosomal peptide synthetase, with protein sequence MNQILPLSTNQKEIYVDQIMSPNSCHMHIGATVTVRGIFDREILNYAMSKTIDCHPGLKTRIYEVDGEPFQTIASHTSNHIPFIDFSGHDNSDEQAENYINQEFIKPLTFGENATLADFQLIKVCDDKHIVYAKYHHVITDGWGAAIFFREVIKTYNQILQEGREDQETRDWVITEYIEEETKYLASDIFMRDRHYWQQRLNNLSPMIFHPIKQPQELDGKRHSIYIPRHQYDQVDELCKNVKSNVFHFILSLIAIYVSKHYLKNDVVVGLSLLNRSKNIFKDAIGMFVSTIPFRLEVEQENTIHQLLDKIRYSLRQDYRHQKFPLAEMKQLSGLKATSKQHLFEVFLSYERHDYADSLPNTKTTCVPLYSQQQKVPLIIYVREYEKTDDVKIDFDYNLSYLDGEAVGEIVRSFETLFTQAATNLEISIGDLAICDSETINISQPDSPSTKFFADDTETLVSAFEKVVSQYPQNLAVQFDGELYKKFLSYTELNDQANRLANYLISQGVKPGSRVGICLERSEQIIVAILAIIKTGSAYVPIDPHAPSVRRQFIVQDSGMTTLITETSLIAELVTENISTLTIESINLALAKQANTLPIISIKPDFPAYIIYTSGSTGTPKGCVVTHKNAIRLMRATEPWFGFNEKDIWTLFHSFAFDFSVWELWGALLYGGKVIVVPFWLSRNPEKFREFLSTEKVTVLNQTPSAFYQLIHADQSSVQDIYLRYIMFGGEALNIQSLQPWLERYGDKKPYLINMYGITETTVHVTYRPITRQDLKVRGSFIGKEIADLHIYLLDEKLSPVADGIPGEIYVGGAGVTNGYLNRPALTAERFLPNPFGSGRMYRSGDLAKRLPNGDLEYLGRIDQQVKIRGFRIELGEIQAALISHYQVREAVVITDEWEEEKRLVAYYVPDESSPTAHELRQYLKNKLPDYMIPAAYVKLEVLPLNVNGKVDIKALPMPDWNLLRVEEDYIAPRNLDEEILCTIVAEILGLQKVGIDDNFFEIGGDSILALQVVARAKNAGFLISAGELYELATVRYLATKKAIITSGDGVKKLPNIGSALVSDADKLLLPQDVGDAYPLSSLQSGMLYHSELDPDSAIFHQIFTFDLQIGYSELAWKQAIADICSANPVLRTSFHWTGYSQPLQMVHEQVELPLSVVDLRGCDNADEQIREWIELEKNHNFDITQAPLFRLQIHRVSDLKLSFSFSFHHVILDGWSVATLLTQLLRRYVEYLATENLPPLPVTQISYKDFIAQEQNVITNHTVREFWLQHLRNLQVTFLPRLSTNTAKTTAASHQKRQLKRMSVLVDTKLAEKLRQITKNLGVPLKTSLLALHLRVLSFITGQKQVVTGNVINARPETSGSENLLGLFVNTIPFRLELPQGNWLDLVRAVFRLETEILPHRTFPLAEIQRVLDQRPLFDVGFNYVHFHVYEGLLNLPQIQVENVDIFEETDFPFLTEFCLVPGSAALQLNLIYDTQQFADTQVDQYANYYQAAMFDMVTNPQTPYHRRSLISSQERQHLIQSANQNLKDFVSSQTLVSAFNQTVAKHANKTALVYQQTSLSFGELEIQANRLAHYLQAKGIGPETLVGLCLERSEQLIISILGILKAGGAYVPIDPAYPSDRLEFLFRDSGIMLLITQRSVISQLPECGAEMIILEDIAEEIEQENSQAPEVNILPQNAAYVIYTSGSTGQPKGCIVTHANVIRLFNSTETWFNFDSEDIWTLFHSYAFDFSVWEMWGGLLYGGQVVVVPHWTVRSPKEFLQMLATHRVTVLNQTPSAFKQLISVVRQKPEKLSLRYVIFGGEALELADLQPWIDLYGHTQPELINMYGITETTVHVTYRPITQKDIINNLNHRPSVIGQSIPDLELYILDENLDPTPTGVTGEIYIGGAGVTRGYLQQPGLTAQRFIPHAHRPGSRLYRSGDLARYLPDGEIQYLGRADQQIKIRGFRIELEEIQLVITSHPDVKQALVVCQKSPTGENRIVAYVIFSGVAQPQNDLGKFLKTKLPDYMVPSVFVPIETIPLTINGKVDYAALPVHNWNSIKKDYIAPRNDREATICSLMASLLKLERVGVDDDFFEIGGDSLLVTQLAISLRQTYDTEFPLPELFTHRTPGEIALLVGDESPALPEIEIPKASRTRRSVTLTDDGILSKY encoded by the coding sequence GTGAACCAGATATTACCATTATCAACAAATCAAAAAGAAATCTATGTTGATCAAATCATGTCCCCAAATAGTTGCCATATGCATATAGGCGCAACTGTGACTGTTCGTGGGATTTTTGATCGGGAAATTCTTAATTACGCGATGAGCAAAACAATTGATTGCCATCCAGGACTAAAAACAAGAATTTATGAAGTTGATGGCGAACCTTTCCAAACTATCGCAAGTCATACAAGTAATCATATTCCCTTTATTGACTTTTCTGGTCATGACAACAGTGATGAACAGGCTGAAAATTACATAAACCAGGAATTCATCAAACCCCTTACTTTTGGTGAAAATGCTACCTTAGCTGACTTTCAGTTGATTAAGGTTTGTGATGATAAGCATATAGTTTACGCTAAGTATCATCATGTTATTACGGACGGTTGGGGAGCAGCAATATTCTTTCGGGAAGTTATTAAAACTTATAATCAAATCCTCCAAGAGGGTAGGGAAGATCAAGAAACAAGAGACTGGGTAATCACAGAATATATAGAGGAGGAAACAAAGTATTTAGCATCGGATATTTTTATGCGGGATCGGCATTATTGGCAACAACGGCTCAATAATCTATCCCCGATGATTTTTCACCCTATCAAACAACCACAAGAACTTGATGGAAAAAGGCATTCTATTTACATTCCTCGTCACCAGTATGATCAAGTTGATGAGCTTTGTAAAAATGTTAAATCAAATGTGTTTCATTTTATTTTAAGCTTAATTGCTATTTACGTAAGTAAACATTATCTAAAAAATGATGTAGTTGTAGGTTTATCTTTATTGAATCGCAGTAAAAATATTTTTAAAGATGCCATTGGAATGTTTGTGAGTACCATTCCCTTTAGACTGGAAGTCGAGCAAGAAAACACAATTCATCAATTATTAGACAAGATTCGTTACTCATTACGTCAGGACTATCGCCATCAAAAGTTTCCTTTAGCGGAAATGAAACAGCTTTCTGGGTTAAAAGCCACCAGCAAGCAGCATTTATTTGAGGTTTTTCTTTCTTATGAAAGGCACGACTATGCTGACAGTTTACCTAATACCAAAACTACATGTGTTCCTCTTTATAGTCAGCAACAAAAAGTCCCCTTAATTATTTACGTGCGAGAATATGAAAAAACTGACGATGTAAAAATAGACTTTGACTATAACCTTTCTTATTTAGATGGGGAAGCAGTTGGGGAGATAGTAAGAAGTTTTGAAACTTTGTTTACCCAAGCTGCTACTAATTTGGAAATTTCGATTGGCGATCTTGCCATTTGTGATTCAGAAACTATAAACATAAGCCAACCGGACTCTCCATCAACAAAATTCTTTGCCGATGATACAGAAACACTGGTTTCTGCTTTTGAAAAGGTCGTTTCTCAATACCCACAAAATCTAGCAGTTCAATTTGATGGAGAACTTTATAAAAAGTTTCTTAGCTACACAGAATTAAATGATCAAGCCAATCGATTGGCCAATTACTTAATTAGTCAGGGGGTAAAACCAGGATCACGGGTGGGGATTTGTTTGGAGCGTTCTGAACAGATAATAGTTGCAATTTTGGCTATCATAAAAACTGGATCAGCTTATGTTCCCATTGATCCCCATGCTCCCAGTGTACGTCGCCAATTCATTGTGCAAGATAGTGGCATGACAACACTAATTACAGAAACATCCCTAATAGCAGAATTAGTCACTGAAAATATCAGTACCCTTACCATCGAATCAATCAATTTAGCACTTGCTAAACAGGCAAATACATTACCAATAATTAGTATTAAGCCGGATTTTCCTGCTTATATTATTTACACTAGTGGGTCTACGGGAACTCCCAAGGGTTGTGTTGTTACTCACAAAAATGCTATTCGTCTAATGCGTGCTACAGAACCTTGGTTTGGATTTAATGAAAAAGATATTTGGACTCTATTTCATTCCTTTGCTTTTGATTTTTCCGTATGGGAATTATGGGGTGCCTTACTATACGGTGGCAAGGTAATTGTTGTACCTTTCTGGTTAAGCAGAAATCCTGAAAAATTCCGAGAATTTCTCAGCACCGAAAAGGTAACAGTGCTCAATCAGACACCTTCAGCTTTTTACCAGTTGATTCACGCAGATCAAAGTAGCGTACAGGATATATATCTACGCTATATAATGTTTGGTGGCGAAGCTTTAAATATACAAAGCCTACAACCCTGGTTGGAAAGGTATGGGGATAAAAAACCCTACTTGATCAACATGTATGGTATTACAGAAACTACCGTTCATGTTACCTATCGTCCTATTACCCGTCAGGATTTAAAAGTTAGGGGAAGTTTTATAGGTAAGGAAATCGCCGATCTTCATATATATCTCTTGGATGAGAAATTATCACCTGTAGCTGATGGAATTCCCGGAGAAATTTATGTAGGTGGTGCGGGAGTAACTAATGGTTATTTGAATCGTCCTGCTTTAACAGCAGAAAGGTTTTTGCCCAATCCCTTTGGGAGTGGAAGAATGTACCGTAGCGGTGATTTGGCCAAGAGATTACCTAATGGGGATTTAGAGTATTTGGGCAGAATAGACCAACAAGTCAAAATTCGCGGATTCCGCATTGAGTTAGGAGAAATTCAAGCAGCTTTAATATCTCATTATCAAGTACGGGAAGCAGTAGTTATTACGGATGAATGGGAGGAAGAAAAGCGTTTAGTTGCTTATTATGTCCCAGATGAGTCTTCACCGACTGCTCATGAATTGCGTCAATACCTGAAAAATAAGTTGCCAGATTATATGATTCCCGCAGCTTATGTTAAGCTAGAGGTTCTTCCCTTGAATGTCAATGGCAAGGTTGATATTAAGGCCTTACCCATGCCAGATTGGAATTTGTTAAGGGTAGAGGAAGACTACATCGCTCCTCGCAATCTGGATGAAGAAATATTGTGTACAATAGTGGCAGAAATTCTTGGCTTGCAAAAGGTTGGCATTGATGATAATTTCTTTGAGATAGGTGGGGATTCTATTTTGGCTTTACAAGTGGTTGCTAGGGCCAAAAATGCGGGTTTTTTAATCTCTGCTGGAGAACTATATGAGTTAGCAACGGTTCGTTATTTGGCTACCAAGAAAGCTATAATTACATCTGGGGATGGGGTTAAGAAACTTCCTAACATAGGTTCTGCTCTGGTCTCTGATGCTGATAAACTGCTTTTACCACAAGATGTGGGAGATGCTTATCCCCTCTCTAGTTTACAGAGTGGAATGCTATATCATAGTGAATTAGATCCTGATTCGGCAATTTTTCATCAGATTTTCACTTTTGATCTGCAAATAGGTTATTCAGAATTGGCTTGGAAGCAAGCAATTGCCGATATTTGTTCAGCTAATCCGGTGTTAAGGACTTCCTTCCACTGGACAGGATATAGTCAACCACTGCAAATGGTGCATGAACAGGTGGAATTACCTTTAAGTGTTGTTGATTTGCGGGGTTGTGATAATGCTGATGAACAAATTAGGGAATGGATTGAGTTAGAAAAGAATCACAATTTTGATATTACTCAAGCACCCCTTTTCCGCTTGCAAATTCACAGAGTTTCTGATCTGAAACTGAGTTTTAGTTTTAGTTTTCATCATGTTATCCTGGATGGTTGGAGTGTGGCAACTTTATTAACACAATTATTAAGGCGTTATGTGGAATATTTGGCCACAGAAAATTTGCCACCACTACCAGTAACCCAAATTAGTTACAAGGATTTTATTGCCCAGGAACAAAACGTAATTACTAATCATACAGTACGTGAATTCTGGTTACAACATCTCAGGAATTTACAAGTCACTTTCCTGCCACGCTTAAGTACAAATACGGCAAAAACTACAGCAGCAAGTCATCAAAAACGTCAGCTCAAACGTATGTCTGTTCTTGTTGATACAAAATTAGCAGAAAAGCTGCGTCAAATTACTAAAAATCTCGGTGTTCCTTTAAAGACATCTTTGCTAGCCTTGCATCTGCGGGTTCTTTCCTTTATCACTGGACAAAAGCAGGTAGTTACAGGTAATGTCATTAATGCTAGACCGGAAACTAGTGGTAGCGAAAACTTACTTGGCTTGTTTGTTAATACTATACCTTTCCGCTTAGAATTACCGCAAGGTAACTGGTTAGACTTGGTGCGAGCAGTTTTCCGCTTGGAAACGGAAATTCTTCCCCATCGTACATTCCCACTCGCTGAAATTCAACGGGTTCTGGATCAGCGCCCTCTGTTTGACGTGGGGTTTAACTATGTTCATTTCCATGTTTATGAAGGACTGCTCAATTTGCCACAAATTCAGGTTGAAAATGTGGATATTTTTGAGGAAACAGATTTCCCCTTCTTAACGGAATTTTGTTTAGTACCTGGAAGTGCAGCGCTACAGCTGAATTTGATCTACGACACCCAACAATTTGCAGACACACAAGTTGACCAGTATGCCAACTATTACCAAGCTGCTATGTTTGATATGGTTACCAATCCCCAAACACCATATCACAGGCGATCGCTCATTTCTAGCCAAGAGCGTCAACACCTGATTCAAAGTGCTAATCAAAATCTGAAAGACTTTGTATCCTCCCAAACTCTGGTTTCTGCTTTTAACCAAACTGTTGCCAAACATGCTAATAAAACAGCCCTAGTCTATCAACAAACCAGTCTCAGTTTTGGAGAATTGGAAATCCAAGCCAATCGTCTGGCCCATTATCTACAAGCCAAGGGGATAGGACCGGAAACACTGGTAGGCCTATGTTTAGAGCGTTCTGAACAATTAATTATTAGCATATTGGGCATTTTGAAAGCTGGTGGTGCTTATGTCCCTATTGATCCGGCTTATCCTAGCGATCGCCTGGAATTTCTCTTCCGAGATAGTGGAATTATGCTTTTAATTACTCAAAGATCAGTGATTTCCCAACTACCAGAATGTGGAGCTGAAATGATTATTCTGGAGGATATTGCTGAAGAAATAGAGCAGGAGAATTCCCAAGCTCCAGAAGTTAACATACTGCCGCAAAATGCAGCCTATGTAATTTATACTAGCGGTTCCACAGGTCAACCCAAGGGTTGTATAGTCACCCATGCTAACGTAATACGTTTGTTTAACAGCACTGAAACCTGGTTTAACTTTGATAGTGAAGATATCTGGACTTTGTTTCATTCCTATGCTTTCGATTTCTCCGTGTGGGAAATGTGGGGTGGTTTATTATATGGTGGTCAAGTTGTAGTTGTTCCCCATTGGACAGTGCGCTCACCCAAGGAGTTTTTGCAAATGCTGGCAACACACAGAGTTACAGTATTGAATCAAACACCTTCAGCATTCAAACAACTTATTTCCGTTGTCCGCCAAAAGCCAGAAAAATTATCCTTACGCTATGTGATTTTTGGTGGTGAAGCCCTGGAATTAGCCGACCTACAACCCTGGATTGACTTATATGGTCATACCCAACCAGAGTTGATTAACATGTATGGTATTACAGAAACCACCGTACACGTCACCTATAGACCAATTACCCAGAAAGACATTATCAATAATCTTAACCATCGTCCCAGTGTCATTGGTCAGTCAATTCCCGATTTAGAGCTTTATATCTTGGATGAGAATTTAGATCCCACACCCACAGGAGTTACAGGAGAAATTTATATTGGCGGTGCAGGGGTGACGAGGGGATACCTTCAACAACCAGGACTCACCGCACAAAGATTTATTCCCCATGCTCATAGACCTGGTAGTCGGTTATATCGTAGTGGAGACCTAGCTAGATATTTACCCGATGGAGAAATTCAATATCTCGGACGTGCTGACCAACAAATTAAAATACGTGGATTCCGGATTGAACTGGAAGAGATTCAATTAGTAATCACTAGCCATCCTGATGTCAAACAAGCACTAGTAGTATGCCAGAAGTCTCCCACCGGTGAGAATCGCATAGTTGCTTACGTGATATTTAGTGGTGTGGCACAACCCCAAAATGACCTAGGAAAGTTTTTAAAAACTAAACTGCCTGATTATATGGTTCCATCAGTTTTTGTGCCAATAGAGACCATACCTTTAACTATCAATGGCAAAGTTGATTATGCTGCACTGCCAGTACATAATTGGAACTCAATCAAAAAGGATTACATTGCTCCCAGGAATGACCGCGAGGCAACTATTTGCTCCTTGATGGCATCACTGTTAAAATTAGAACGAGTGGGGGTGGATGATGATTTCTTTGAGATTGGTGGAGACTCTCTGTTAGTCACCCAGTTAGCTATTAGTTTGCGTCAAACATATGACACAGAATTTCCCTTACCGGAGCTATTTACTCATCGCACCCCGGGAGAAATTGCACTTTTAGTAGGAGATGAATCACCTGCACTACCAGAAATAGAAATCCCCAAAGCGTCGCGCACACGCCGTTCCGTCACCTTAACTGATGATGGCATCCTGTCTAAATATTAA